Genomic window (Desertifilum tharense IPPAS B-1220):
CGGGCAGCTTATCAGATTTTGGCACAGCGTTTAGGGCTGCCTCTCCAACACCCAGAGACGGGTCAGCCGGAGTTTTGGCAAGATGATCAGGTGTGGGTACTTCAGCGCCATCATCGGGTACTGCAATGGCACTATACCCTCCGAGGCCCTAAGCATGAGGTGTTACTGCTCGATACGCGCACCTATCGCGGCTATCCGGTGGGGGAAAATCGCGAAATTGACCCGCCGATGTTACTCTCGCCGACGGCGTTTAAGACTCAAATTGCTGAACCCCTAGAGGAAACGGATCGGCTAGTGCAGGCAGGGGAGTCGGAAATTGAGTTAACGTTGGTTATTCTACCGACGAATGTAGTTAGTTTGCGGGCGATTGACTGGGCGCAACGTTCCGATCTAGAACGGGGTCGGGTGTTTCATTCAGATGTGGGAGATTCGTGGAATTTTCACCAAGCGGCTTTAAGTCAGTTACTGTCTGAGTTATTTCAACGGCGCGATCGCATTATTGCCCTATCGGGGGATATCCATTATTCTTGTGCGGTACGCCTGAGTTATTGGTTTACGCGACATTTTGGAACGCCGAAGCCGCCTTTAGCCCTCGAACAATCGCGGCTTTTGGTGCAGTTGACCTCTAGTGCTATTGATAATGTAGAATGGCGGGCGCGGGTTGCCCATTCTCGGTTAAAGTCGCTGTTACCTGAACCTGTGGAAGAATGGGTGGGATGGAATGAACCACCCAATTTGGTGGAGATCCAGGTTAATGGCGATCGCATTCGCAGATTCACTCTCCCCGCCTCCCCTACAGGCCCAATTTTGCGTCAAGTGAAAGGCGTTCAAGGCGATCCAACTCTAGCTTGGCGCGTCTTTCCCCAAGACTCAAAACAGCTACCGGATTGGCGCTACCGGATTGAATGGATACCCCGCCAGCGGGCAACGTTGCTTGCAGATGAAAAGGCGCAATTACTCTTGCGAACGCCGCTATCGCCACCCCCAACTTCCCTGAAAGAGCAATTGGTAAATGGGGTTCTCCTGGTATGGCGCAATCCCTGGATGCAAGAGGGCCGGGAAGTTGTCGCTTGCAATAATATTAGCTTGGTTAGTTTTCAAGGGTTTGATTCGCCTCAAACCCCTCTGTCCGAACAGAACCAACTCGCACAGGCGGTCATTCAAGACACCTATTGGAGAACCCCTTGGCAGCCGACTAGTATTGTTTCTAGTCGTTACTGGGTGCCTCTGACACGGGAGGAACCGCCACCTGCCAGATATTGACAAATCAGGCAGTTTGTGCGTTAGTTTTAGGAGATGAGTTCTACTTCCGATTCGCGCAAGTGAGCGCTGAACTTAGGGCTAAACCGCACATAGATGGGTAAGTTAGCACTGATGGGTTTGCCCCGAAGTTCTCGAATCACAGAAATCACCTCACCTTCTAACCCTTTAAGATCGAAGGGTTGACTGCGATGTTCGGGATGATGATACACAATAACCGATTGTGCGATGCGAACGCGATCGCCCATTTTAATCTCCATAGGGTGTTCTCTCCTACCACGGCAGCGTACTGACTAACCGTGCCGACCATTGTTCTATATCGCTTTCAGCATCGGTTGCCAAAGCGCTAGTTTTTTATCTTTGCATAGAACCCGCGCAAGTTCTCAATTGTCGTTGAACTCATAGCGGTTTAGTTCGGAGAATTTCCGGTTGGATTCTTGGGAGTTTCTAATTCCCAGGGTTTCCATCAGGCGTTGCTGGAGTTGTAAAACGCCATCGGGGTCAAAGCGCCACCAAGTTACCAATCCTACCGCACCGCCAATCAGCAGCACCAGCAGCAACCCCAAAAGGGCGATCGCATTTTTCCAAGGCGACTGGGGCGATCGCCCTTCGATCTCCTCAACCTCCGGCGGAACGATATTCTCATCCACCAGATCGGGGGAAGGCGTTGCTTGTTGCAGAAACACCTCCTGCGGTTGGCTAGCCAACTCGCCATTAATCGGTCCCGGACGGGAAGTCGCCGCAAGCAGATCGGAAGTTTGTAAAATCGTTAAATCCGATTTTTCCGAGCCAAACTCGTTGGCAATGCGGCATTGGAACAGAACAACAGAGGTATTATCGTGACCGTTCTTTTCATTCGCCAGATCGATCCAAGCTTGGACTGCCCGATCGAGAGACATCGCCCCATTACAAACCAGGGGAGTATAATCTGCCCAGGCCGACTCAATCCGGTCGCGATCGCTCAAGCCATCGGAACACAGCAGCAAAATCCCATCCTCTTCCAAAATAAAGCGGCGAACCGTCGGGCGGACAAACTCCGCATCCCGCGTCCCTAGCGCCTGCGTCAGCGCCCCCGCATCCGGACGGCGCAGGGCCTCGCGATAGAGCGATCGCCCCATTCGCACCTCTCGCACCGACACATCATCATCCACCGTCAGCAACTGGCAATAATTCGGCGTCATCCAATAGGCGCGGCTATCGCCCACATGAGCAATATAGAGTTCGTGAGAATTTCCCACCCGACCTGCTTGTAAACCCACCCGTTGCGGCAATTGCAGCGCCATCACCAGGGTCGTTCCCATCCGCTGTCGTAACTCCCGACCTTGGGTATCATTTTGCGCCGCAATCTGATTGTTCACCACCCGCACGGCCGACTCTAGATGATCCTGCCACACCTGGGGCATGACTAGCTCCGTTTGCTGGTCTAACTCAACTAACAACCCTTGTATCAGCAACTTTAAAGAGCGCACCGCCAACTGACTGGCCACCTCTCCCCCTTCATGGCCGCCGATCCCATCGCAAACGATCGCCAACTCCGGGATCGCCTCATCATCCGGAACCGTCATATCCGGCGGAAAGACCGTCATCGGATAGCAAGTATCTTCATTGTGCGATCGCTTCGGCCCCGTATCCGAACCCCCGGCCACCTGCACGGATAGCGGTTGCTCGGCGGCCAACTCTAACAACACCTGATTGAGCAGTGGAGCCACCTCTAAAAGTTCCGCCGATTCCTCCTGCATTGCCTTGAGCGTGGGTTCTAGACGCTCTTGTAGGTGGGGGGTTGCCAGGGCTAACCAACCCTGCCAGCAAGCCGCCAGATCCCGCAAATGCACCTCAGAGCGATCGCTTTCGAGTTCTCGCAGCCACACGCGCCATCCCTGTACTCGAATCCGCGATCCGCTCAAGAGACTAGAACCCACTTTCTGGTCGAGAAAAGGCGTCCATAACTCCAGAATTTGCCACAACCAATACACTTGACGGACGGGGGATGCCGTTGTCCAAGCCTCCTCTAACGCTGGGTAGAGTTCTCCGCTAGCCGTCAGCGGACCATTTTCAAGCAGCAAAAACTCCTGCGTTTCCCCCAAGCTGTCCTGTCGTACCACCCCGTAAACCTCTGGTAAATGCAGGCGATGGGGAAATAAACGTAAATAAGGAGTAACGCGTTCTGGTAACTCTTCGGGCACATCCGGTGACAGATGGGGCGCGCGATCGCACCAAATTTGGGGGGCAACCACCTCATAGCGATCTGCAACCCGCTCTCCGAGAGGGATTTGGGCAGCAGCCGGGTCAGGGACCCAGAGAAAACGAATGGTTGGTGACTCGGAACTGCTCATGAATTCAAATGGTGTTGCTAGTAAAGCCTAAAACTAGGTTAATCAACAGAATACCTCTCTTGAAACCTTAACCTTTCAGACTATAGAGGAACATTTTCAGCAAATTTGTACCTGAGTGTAGCTCTGATGTAACTCCTTATGTTCTAAATGGGGTAGCTCTCGGCTTGGAGATAGACTGAAAGTAGATTCGCAATCTCTTTCGCTCGCTGGCATCACAGAGTATGAGTCATACAGTCTTTTGGTTGATTGCAGGTATTGTTCTGTGCTTGATGGAGCTGTTTTTACCAACGGCGTTTATAGAATTTATGATGGGTTTAAGTGCCCTTGTGGTGGCTGGAGTTTCCCTGATTGTGCCCTACTTCGGCCTGCAAGTGGTGCTTTGGATGATTGTCTCGCTGCTATTGGTGCTGTTGACGCGTCGCTTTCTGCCGAAGCGCAAAGTCTATGAAATTGAAGGATCGACCGAAGCTCAGACCCTAACGGAGATTTTACCGGGTCAAACGGGTCGGGTGCTGTATGAGGGGAATTCTTGGTCAGCCCGTTGTGCGGAAATGGATATTGCGATCGCTCCTAACCAAAGAGTTTATGTCATGCGGCGCGAAGGCAATATCTTGGTCGTGATGCCCCAAAATCTGTTAAGTTCCTAAATTTTCCTGCCCCCCCTTGTATCCGATCGGAGAAACTCATTGATAGCGATTCTGGGAGCGAATGTCCGGTGTCGAGGATGAACCCAACCCATCGCTGAGATTTTTAGGATTCTATTTGTCTAGATTCAGGAGAGCCGATATGGAACAGTTTATTCTCTTAGTTTTTCTCGCTTTAGGTGGCTCTGCAATGGCCGGCAGTGTCAAAATCGTTAATCAAAGCGATCAGGCTTTAGTCGAAACGCTTGGAAAGTATAGTGGTAAAAAGTTAGAACCGGGTTTGAATTTCCTGATTCCCTTTTTAGACCGAGTTGTTTACAAAGAAACCATTCGGGAAAAAGTCCTCGATATCCCGCCCCAACAATGTATCACCCGCGATAACGTTGCCATTAGCGTAGATGCGGTCGTGTACTGGCGGATTATGGATATTGAGAAAGCCTATTACCGCGTGCAAAATCTCCATGCAGCAATGGAAAACCTCGTGCGGACGCAAATTCGCTCGGAAATGGGTAAACTCGAACTCGATCAAACCTTTACGGCGCGGACAGAAGTGAATGAAATTCTGCTGCGAGACTTGGATGTGGCAACCGATCCCTGGGGAGTGAAGATTACGCGGGTTGAATTGCGCGATATTATTCCCTCGAAGGCGGTACAAGATTCGATGGAGTTGCAAATGGCCGCAGAACGGCGCAAGCGGGCTTCTATTCTCACTTCTGAGGGCGAACGCGACTCGGCGGTGAACAGCGCTAGAGGGAAGGCAGAGGCTCAGGTTCTAGATGCAGAAGCGCGTCAGAAAGCGGCGATTTTGGACGCAGAGGCTCAACAAAAGGCAACGATCCTGCGGGCGCAAGCTGAACGCCAAGAGGCGGTACTCAAGGCGCAGGGAACCTCGGAAGCGATTCAAATTGTGGCCAAAACCCTCAAAACCGATCCGCAAGCTCGCGAAGCGCTGCAATTTTTACTTGCCCAACATTACATTGAGATGGGCGCTAAAATTGGCACCAGCGATAGCAGCAAGGTGATGTTTATGGACCCCCGCACAATTCCTGCGACGTTGGAGGGGATGCGCTCTATTGTCAGTCACGATCGTGGGGAGGGTAGTGCAGAGACGTTCAATCCCGATGAGTTTAAGCATATCCGCTAACGGATGACCTCAAAGAGACGTTTCCCTAAGCGTCTCTTTGTCGGGTTTGAAACCCAATGCTACAAAATGGCACCCGAAGCGGATCGTTTGAGGTATTGTCCCTTCCCGCTTTTGCCGAGATAGCGATCGCCATCTACAATGAGTTCTCCCCGCAAAAAGACTTTCTCAACTTTTCCGGTGACTTCTCGCCCTTCAAATAGGCTGTAATCTACCCTGGAGTGATGGGTGGCGGCGCTGAGAGTGTGGGTTTTATTGGGGTCAAATAATACAATATCGGCATCGCTACCGACTGCGATCGCCCCTTTGCGGGGGAACAGTCCAAACATTTTCGCAGGTGCAGTGGAAACCAGTTGCACAAAGCGATTTAAGGTAATTTTCCCGGTTCTGACGCCCCCATCGTATAGCAGGGTTAAGCGTAATTCCACCCCTGGCGCGCCGTTGGGAATCTTGGAAAAGTCATTTTTTCCTAATTGTTTCGAGTAATTGATTCCCAGGGGT
Coding sequences:
- a CDS encoding SPFH domain-containing protein — encoded protein: MEQFILLVFLALGGSAMAGSVKIVNQSDQALVETLGKYSGKKLEPGLNFLIPFLDRVVYKETIREKVLDIPPQQCITRDNVAISVDAVVYWRIMDIEKAYYRVQNLHAAMENLVRTQIRSEMGKLELDQTFTARTEVNEILLRDLDVATDPWGVKITRVELRDIIPSKAVQDSMELQMAAERRKRASILTSEGERDSAVNSARGKAEAQVLDAEARQKAAILDAEAQQKATILRAQAERQEAVLKAQGTSEAIQIVAKTLKTDPQAREALQFLLAQHYIEMGAKIGTSDSSKVMFMDPRTIPATLEGMRSIVSHDRGEGSAETFNPDEFKHIR
- a CDS encoding NfeD family protein; translation: MSHTVFWLIAGIVLCLMELFLPTAFIEFMMGLSALVVAGVSLIVPYFGLQVVLWMIVSLLLVLLTRRFLPKRKVYEIEGSTEAQTLTEILPGQTGRVLYEGNSWSARCAEMDIAIAPNQRVYVMRREGNILVVMPQNLLSS
- a CDS encoding PP2C family serine/threonine-protein phosphatase yields the protein MSSSESPTIRFLWVPDPAAAQIPLGERVADRYEVVAPQIWCDRAPHLSPDVPEELPERVTPYLRLFPHRLHLPEVYGVVRQDSLGETQEFLLLENGPLTASGELYPALEEAWTTASPVRQVYWLWQILELWTPFLDQKVGSSLLSGSRIRVQGWRVWLRELESDRSEVHLRDLAACWQGWLALATPHLQERLEPTLKAMQEESAELLEVAPLLNQVLLELAAEQPLSVQVAGGSDTGPKRSHNEDTCYPMTVFPPDMTVPDDEAIPELAIVCDGIGGHEGGEVASQLAVRSLKLLIQGLLVELDQQTELVMPQVWQDHLESAVRVVNNQIAAQNDTQGRELRQRMGTTLVMALQLPQRVGLQAGRVGNSHELYIAHVGDSRAYWMTPNYCQLLTVDDDVSVREVRMGRSLYREALRRPDAGALTQALGTRDAEFVRPTVRRFILEEDGILLLCSDGLSDRDRIESAWADYTPLVCNGAMSLDRAVQAWIDLANEKNGHDNTSVVLFQCRIANEFGSEKSDLTILQTSDLLAATSRPGPINGELASQPQEVFLQQATPSPDLVDENIVPPEVEEIEGRSPQSPWKNAIALLGLLLVLLIGGAVGLVTWWRFDPDGVLQLQQRLMETLGIRNSQESNRKFSELNRYEFNDN
- a CDS encoding ferredoxin-thioredoxin reductase variable chain, with protein sequence MEIKMGDRVRIAQSVIVYHHPEHRSQPFDLKGLEGEVISVIRELRGKPISANLPIYVRFSPKFSAHLRESEVELIS